In Saccharicrinis carchari, one genomic interval encodes:
- the ubiE gene encoding bifunctional demethylmenaquinone methyltransferase/2-methoxy-6-polyprenyl-1,4-benzoquinol methylase UbiE: protein MTVKPYLSSEEGKKKQIKNMFDNIAAKYDFLNHFLSLGIDKIWRRRAIGLLKGLNHPAILDIATGTGDLAIAALRVKPERVVGLDLSPEMLKVGAAKIKKKNLDHIITMVEGDSENLPFKNAEFDAAMVAFGVRNFENLNAGLMEIARVLKPGGKFVVLEFSNPTAFPFKQLFKFYSGKILPWWGGLLSKDKAAYTYLPASVAAFPEGKAFVAELEKAGFTSEKVWKQTMGVATIYFAHK from the coding sequence ATGACAGTTAAGCCATACCTTAGCTCTGAGGAGGGTAAAAAGAAGCAGATAAAAAATATGTTCGATAATATAGCAGCGAAATATGATTTTTTAAATCATTTTTTGTCGCTGGGTATCGATAAAATATGGAGACGCAGAGCCATCGGTCTGTTAAAAGGATTGAACCATCCTGCCATATTAGATATTGCTACTGGAACAGGTGATTTGGCCATTGCTGCGTTGCGTGTTAAACCGGAAAGAGTGGTGGGGCTGGATTTATCGCCGGAGATGCTTAAGGTAGGAGCCGCAAAAATCAAGAAAAAAAACCTGGATCATATTATAACTATGGTTGAGGGCGATTCTGAAAATCTGCCATTTAAAAATGCAGAGTTTGATGCTGCTATGGTGGCTTTTGGTGTGCGTAACTTTGAGAATTTAAATGCAGGTCTGATGGAGATAGCGCGGGTTTTAAAACCGGGGGGTAAATTTGTGGTGCTGGAGTTTTCAAACCCTACGGCCTTCCCGTTTAAGCAGTTGTTTAAATTTTATTCGGGCAAAATATTACCTTGGTGGGGTGGCTTGCTATCAAAAGATAAGGCAGCCTATACTTACCTGCCGGCTTCTGTAGCTGCTTTTCCGGAGGGGAAAGCCTTTGTAGCCGAACTTGAAAAAGCCGGATTCACGAGCGAAAAAGTATGGAAGCAAACCATGGGTGTGGCCACCATATATTTTGCACATAAATAA